A section of the Novipirellula caenicola genome encodes:
- a CDS encoding SHD1 domain-containing protein: MSQTNPERCSASSLSRRMSLRQYVWIPIFLASLVMATPTTASEPVRIWVDQSGLHAIEAMLISITDEVAFLRRPDGSKVKIAVDQLSQADQDYISSWSDRSHFSENHLRWTPPVLPRFSARPLLDLPAATSLLNDGDALAAVRGSLAPLKTTLPSVCVPDPQPFSYNLAFGKQTIGDIQPYDSVSRPLVIATESQTFLAASISTGLNSNQSATSNRIVCYEPATGKASTVFQSKVPVTILDHHQPSGRTLVLYGHRVMGHGGQLAVAKGWEDDQLSIKYFRSLPMISSSTSAVGTQGKQVHWARWIDDEHVVAAIDTEIAVWNLFSGECVHRICRIPSACEPAISTGRRYIAVPRPGVVELYETESGASLGTIPIEPGQRSYVSFSPRGDSLAIATTSRLRVWELSSASLRGEATSRRSLGKGAPVWIDTDLVLSSNGVLLSIYRGVPVWRYELSGSTIASFGFTTEQQGVGLVTRRPHGQIAYVEVPHETVQRAVPWVNDRLASDADNVWDIPGKSVLGEYGWTDRELRFTQFEQASR, encoded by the coding sequence ATGAGCCAAACCAATCCGGAACGATGCTCCGCTAGCTCGCTGTCGCGTCGCATGTCGTTGCGACAGTATGTTTGGATCCCAATTTTTCTTGCCTCGCTCGTGATGGCCACGCCCACGACAGCGAGTGAACCGGTTCGCATCTGGGTTGACCAATCGGGTCTGCATGCGATCGAAGCGATGTTGATTAGCATCACCGATGAAGTGGCGTTTCTAAGACGTCCCGATGGATCAAAAGTCAAGATTGCGGTCGACCAACTAAGCCAAGCCGACCAGGACTACATTTCCAGCTGGAGCGATCGCTCTCATTTTTCGGAAAACCACCTTCGCTGGACGCCTCCGGTGCTGCCCAGATTTTCCGCGCGACCGCTGTTGGATTTACCGGCCGCGACGAGTTTATTGAACGACGGCGACGCGCTTGCGGCGGTCCGCGGGTCGCTGGCACCGCTGAAAACAACATTGCCATCGGTCTGCGTCCCCGATCCGCAGCCCTTTTCGTACAACTTGGCGTTCGGCAAGCAAACCATCGGGGACATTCAGCCCTATGACTCCGTTTCACGTCCGCTCGTCATCGCGACTGAGAGCCAAACGTTTTTAGCAGCATCGATTTCCACCGGATTGAACTCGAATCAATCCGCAACCTCTAACCGCATCGTTTGCTACGAGCCGGCGACCGGCAAAGCGTCAACGGTTTTTCAATCCAAGGTTCCAGTAACGATCCTTGACCATCACCAACCGAGCGGTCGCACGTTGGTGCTGTACGGACATCGTGTGATGGGGCATGGAGGACAGTTGGCCGTCGCCAAGGGATGGGAGGATGACCAATTAAGCATCAAGTATTTCCGGTCGCTGCCGATGATCTCGTCCTCTACCAGTGCCGTCGGCACCCAGGGCAAACAGGTGCACTGGGCGCGGTGGATCGACGATGAACACGTGGTCGCTGCCATCGATACCGAGATCGCGGTCTGGAATCTGTTCTCGGGGGAATGCGTCCATCGCATCTGCCGCATCCCATCGGCATGCGAACCGGCAATCTCGACCGGTCGACGCTACATCGCAGTGCCGCGACCCGGTGTGGTTGAACTTTACGAAACCGAAAGCGGTGCATCCTTGGGAACGATTCCAATCGAACCGGGCCAACGATCTTACGTCAGCTTCTCACCGCGTGGCGATTCCTTGGCCATTGCAACGACGTCGCGACTGCGTGTTTGGGAATTGTCGTCCGCCTCGTTGCGGGGCGAAGCGACCTCGCGGCGAAGCCTTGGCAAAGGGGCTCCGGTATGGATCGACACTGACTTGGTGTTGTCGTCCAACGGGGTGCTGTTGAGCATCTATCGAGGCGTTCCGGTTTGGCGTTACGAGTTGTCGGGATCCACGATCGCCTCGTTCGGTTTTACGACCGAACAACAGGGCGTGGGATTGGTGACGCGGCGTCCGCATGGCCAGATTGCCTATGTGGAAGTGCCTCACGAAACCGTGCAACGTGCAGTGCCGTGGGTCAACGATCGCTTGGCATCCGATGCCGACAACGTCTGGGACATCCCCGGCAAAAGTGTGCTGGGCGAATATGGATGGACCGACCGCGAATTGCGATTCACTCAGTTCGAGCAAGCATCACGCTAA
- a CDS encoding HEAT repeat domain-containing protein, with translation MTICRKRITFSSGISFLIASMLCCLGGCQDGPLYALKAVNPYFVMKEWREDDAYGVTDHDRRKQLAKLADSIEYYAPERQEYWASHLQQILENDDSAEMRRLAVLASGKINSSRNLTLIEKGLDDDSVKVRMEACRALSRIDNESSSRLLASMVGKESNQDVRNAAIQSLAKHKNAISLNSLRLALSDRNPATRDLTMESLRGATGKDLGNDPDVWIAELEKNDPNEPNQSGTMLR, from the coding sequence ATGACGATCTGCAGAAAACGCATCACGTTTTCCAGTGGCATATCGTTTTTGATAGCGTCGATGCTTTGCTGCCTGGGCGGTTGCCAAGACGGGCCTCTGTACGCGCTGAAAGCGGTGAATCCCTATTTCGTCATGAAAGAATGGCGTGAGGACGACGCCTACGGGGTGACCGACCACGATCGGCGGAAGCAGCTTGCCAAGCTGGCGGATTCGATTGAATATTACGCTCCAGAACGTCAAGAGTATTGGGCCAGCCATCTTCAACAAATTCTCGAAAATGACGATAGCGCCGAGATGCGCCGTTTAGCCGTGCTGGCGAGCGGCAAAATCAATTCGAGTCGCAACTTGACGTTGATCGAAAAGGGCTTGGACGACGATAGCGTCAAGGTACGAATGGAAGCATGTCGGGCACTGAGCCGGATCGACAATGAATCATCGTCGCGATTGTTGGCGTCGATGGTGGGTAAAGAGTCCAACCAGGACGTTCGCAACGCTGCGATCCAATCGCTTGCGAAACACAAGAACGCGATCTCATTGAATTCATTGCGACTTGCGTTGTCCGATCGAAATCCCGCGACCCGAGATCTCACCATGGAATCGTTGCGGGGAGCCACCGGCAAAGATCTTGGAAACGATCCTGATGTCTGGATCGCCGAACTCGAGAAGAACGATCCCAATGAGCCAAACCAATCCGGAACGATGCTCCGCTAG
- a CDS encoding Zn-dependent hydrolase, which translates to MLDCSTLKVNLKRIKSDILTLAEIGQNREDRGIYRMAFTDADMEGKRWLSGRIEDAGLSLSTDGAANVSGTLNGSTDKPRVMVGSHIDTVPCAGALDGTLGVVVGLECLRRMHEEKFVPERTLELIAFSDEEGRFGGMFGSQSVAGKINPERLATMSDLDGVLLSDEMRRHGYDPFAALDAARDPESIAHYLELHIEQGPVLDRLQKTIGIVDEITGLFTWSVWLRGEANHAGTTPMDMRNDAFMGLADFAHEVPRILEENGSDRSRATIGKAQILPGAANTVPGLVEFSLDVRDTSDVVLEELSIAFRKALSAIARRRNLMFEFEQKSYLAPVACSSDVVQQLQTQAKQLGLDYQTMPSGAAHDAQIMGSIVPIGMVFVPSKNGQSHSPAEWTAWSDIEAGANVMLQTLASLSQS; encoded by the coding sequence ATGCTCGACTGCTCAACCCTCAAAGTTAACCTCAAGCGGATTAAATCGGATATTTTGACATTGGCCGAAATTGGCCAAAATCGCGAGGACCGCGGGATCTATCGGATGGCCTTTACCGATGCCGATATGGAGGGCAAGCGTTGGTTGTCCGGCCGCATCGAAGACGCGGGGTTATCGCTCAGCACCGATGGGGCAGCCAATGTCTCGGGAACGCTCAATGGATCGACCGATAAGCCGCGAGTGATGGTGGGGTCTCATATCGATACGGTTCCTTGTGCCGGGGCGCTCGATGGAACCCTCGGCGTGGTCGTCGGCTTGGAATGCCTCCGCCGGATGCACGAAGAGAAATTCGTGCCCGAGCGAACGCTTGAATTGATTGCATTTAGTGATGAAGAGGGGCGATTTGGTGGCATGTTTGGTTCGCAATCGGTTGCCGGCAAAATCAATCCCGAGCGATTGGCAACGATGAGTGACCTTGACGGCGTGCTGCTGAGCGATGAAATGCGGCGGCATGGGTATGATCCGTTTGCCGCGCTAGACGCCGCCCGCGATCCTGAATCGATCGCCCACTACTTGGAACTGCACATCGAACAGGGACCGGTGCTAGATCGTTTGCAAAAAACGATTGGCATTGTTGACGAAATCACGGGGTTGTTCACATGGTCGGTCTGGTTGCGTGGCGAAGCAAACCACGCAGGTACCACGCCGATGGACATGCGAAATGATGCCTTCATGGGACTGGCCGATTTTGCTCACGAAGTCCCTCGTATCTTGGAAGAAAATGGCAGCGACCGCAGTCGTGCAACGATTGGCAAAGCCCAGATTTTGCCCGGCGCTGCCAACACCGTTCCCGGGCTCGTTGAGTTCTCTCTCGATGTGCGAGACACTTCCGATGTGGTCTTGGAAGAACTTTCGATCGCCTTTCGCAAAGCGCTCTCGGCCATTGCCCGGCGACGAAATCTAATGTTCGAATTCGAGCAAAAAAGTTACCTGGCGCCCGTCGCTTGCAGCAGCGACGTGGTCCAGCAATTGCAAACCCAGGCCAAGCAGCTCGGGCTCGACTATCAAACCATGCCCAGCGGTGCGGCGCATGACGCACAAATCATGGGCAGCATCGTGCCGATCGGAATGGTCTTTGTCCCTAGTAAAAATGGTCAAAGCCATTCGCCCGCCGAATGGACCGCGTGGTCCGATATCGAAGCGGGGGCCAACGTGATGCTGCAAACGCTTGCGTCTCTATCTCAGAGCTAA
- a CDS encoding isochorismatase family cysteine hydrolase produces the protein MNNFNPTDRDATEHIDPLKDVYHESFIDNPAHREFMVDHNTALLCIDLQYLDAAPGHGVFRDAANSGVSPEAQEYYFNRLDSMVLPNVRKLQDTFRSHDLEVIHTRIQSLTQDGRDRGKGHKRLNLLAAPGSRDADFLEVVAPLAERDEIVINKTASGVFSSTNVHYVLKNLGIESLFIVGVYTNECVETTVRDACDLGYLVTVIEDCCATVTPELHEASLSTLRDRYARVMKLEEATSIIRRLIPS, from the coding sequence ATGAACAATTTCAATCCAACCGATCGCGACGCAACCGAACACATCGATCCTCTGAAAGACGTTTACCACGAGTCGTTCATCGATAATCCGGCGCATCGTGAATTCATGGTGGACCATAACACGGCGCTGCTGTGTATCGACCTTCAATACCTCGATGCCGCACCCGGTCACGGAGTGTTTCGAGATGCTGCTAACAGCGGCGTCTCGCCCGAAGCCCAAGAGTACTATTTTAACCGACTCGATTCGATGGTCTTGCCGAACGTGCGAAAGTTGCAAGATACATTTCGTAGTCATGATTTGGAGGTGATTCACACGCGGATTCAATCGTTGACTCAAGACGGGCGGGACCGTGGCAAAGGGCACAAACGACTGAATTTGTTGGCCGCACCGGGATCCCGAGACGCCGATTTTCTCGAAGTCGTCGCGCCGCTTGCAGAGCGAGATGAAATCGTGATCAATAAAACCGCCAGCGGTGTGTTTTCGTCGACGAACGTGCATTACGTTTTGAAGAATTTGGGCATCGAATCGTTGTTCATCGTCGGCGTTTACACCAACGAGTGTGTGGAAACCACCGTTCGCGATGCGTGCGATCTAGGGTATCTGGTCACGGTGATCGAAGATTGTTGCGCAACGGTGACTCCTGAGTTGCACGAGGCCTCGTTGTCAACGCTTCGTGATCGCTATGCTCGGGTGATGAAGCTAGAGGAAGCGACATCGATCATTCGTCGATTGATTCCATCTTAA
- a CDS encoding NADH:flavin oxidoreductase: MAYPRIASFKTHDQFKSRLAELELDLPSDEAVEQGAQSPLAQPIQRDQGVIGNRFCILPMEGWDGTADGKPTQLTRRRWKNFGISGAKLIWGGEAVAVRHDGRANPNQLVMTDKNQSSIESLRHELVDAHEERFGRSDDLLVGLQLTHSGRFARPNDKSRAEPLIAQRNPALDPRFAITDDSKLLSDDDLKKLIDDFIAAAVRAQQSGYHFVDVKHCHGYLGHELLGGHDRVGEFGGSFENRTRFLREIVAGIRSEAPQLEIGVRVSIFDFVPYKPGDDRVGVPEPNADPRLMFGGDGSGGGIDLSDPSRLMSLFESLGIELVCSTAGSPYYNPHIQRPAYFPPSDGYQPPEDPLVGVVRQIQATAEIKRMHPNLTIVGSGYSYLQDWLPNVAQAVVRTGMADSIGLGRMVLSYPDLPADVIDGKAMTRKKICRTFSDCTTAPRNGIVSGCYPLDPFYKAMPERKQLADLKSSS, translated from the coding sequence ATGGCTTACCCACGCATCGCAAGTTTCAAAACGCACGATCAGTTCAAATCCCGGCTCGCGGAACTAGAGCTTGACTTGCCAAGTGACGAAGCCGTCGAACAGGGTGCACAATCGCCGCTTGCACAGCCGATCCAGCGGGATCAGGGGGTGATTGGGAATCGGTTTTGTATCTTGCCAATGGAAGGTTGGGATGGTACTGCCGATGGCAAACCGACGCAGCTGACGCGTCGCCGCTGGAAAAATTTCGGTATCAGCGGTGCTAAGCTAATCTGGGGTGGCGAGGCCGTTGCGGTGCGACATGACGGGCGGGCCAATCCCAACCAATTGGTCATGACCGACAAAAACCAGTCGTCCATCGAATCGCTGCGGCACGAGCTGGTTGACGCTCATGAAGAACGTTTTGGTCGCAGTGATGATCTGCTCGTCGGTCTGCAGCTAACTCATTCGGGGCGTTTTGCCCGTCCGAATGACAAGTCGCGTGCGGAACCCTTGATCGCTCAGCGGAACCCCGCGCTCGACCCACGATTCGCTATCACCGACGATTCAAAACTGCTGAGCGATGATGATCTAAAAAAATTGATTGATGATTTCATCGCGGCGGCCGTGCGAGCCCAACAGAGCGGCTATCACTTTGTCGATGTAAAACATTGTCATGGCTACCTCGGACACGAGTTGTTAGGCGGACACGATCGAGTGGGCGAATTCGGGGGCTCGTTTGAAAACCGTACCCGTTTTTTGCGTGAGATTGTCGCAGGCATTCGCTCGGAAGCACCGCAGCTTGAGATCGGCGTTCGGGTCAGCATTTTTGACTTTGTTCCCTACAAGCCTGGCGATGACCGAGTGGGGGTTCCGGAACCCAATGCCGACCCTCGCTTGATGTTCGGTGGCGATGGCAGTGGCGGCGGGATCGATCTGAGCGATCCATCGCGATTGATGTCGTTGTTTGAATCGCTGGGGATCGAATTGGTCTGTTCGACGGCGGGAAGCCCGTACTACAACCCCCATATCCAGAGGCCGGCATACTTTCCGCCGAGTGACGGTTATCAACCGCCTGAGGATCCGTTGGTCGGTGTTGTGCGTCAAATTCAGGCGACCGCAGAAATCAAACGGATGCATCCCAATTTGACGATCGTGGGATCGGGATACAGCTACCTACAAGACTGGTTGCCCAACGTGGCGCAGGCGGTCGTGCGAACCGGGATGGCCGATTCGATCGGCTTGGGACGCATGGTGTTGTCCTATCCCGATTTGCCAGCCGATGTGATCGATGGTAAAGCGATGACACGAAAAAAGATCTGCCGTACGTTTAGTGACTGTACGACCGCACCTCGAAACGGCATCGTCAGCGGATGTTACCCGCTGGACCCGTTCTACAAAGCGATGCCCGAACGCAAGCAGCTAGCCGATCTGAAAAGCAGCAGCTGA
- a CDS encoding Gfo/Idh/MocA family oxidoreductase, giving the protein MTIGIGIIGCGMIAGFHSKAIKDAKGAKLVGCATRNPEQAAAFAEKNGCKAYESIEAMLADPEIQAVSVCTPSGAHRDPAVLAAQAGKHVIVEKPLEITVERCDQIIQACEEAGVRLAVTFQSRFHESSKIMKKAVEEGRFGKITMGDSYVKWYRTQEYYDSGAWRGTWELDGGGALMNQAIHSVDLLLWLMGDVVEISAMMDTMTHERIEVEDVVVANLRFANGALGVIEATTTAYPGALKRIEISGSEGTAVLEEEDILAWQFANETEEDAEIRRTMAGKTETGGGAADPSAIGHHGHTMLFEEFVASIHENRPCSIDGREGRRSIEVIRAIYESAKTGKRVKLGS; this is encoded by the coding sequence ATGACGATTGGGATTGGCATTATCGGTTGCGGCATGATCGCAGGCTTTCACTCCAAAGCAATCAAGGACGCGAAAGGCGCCAAATTGGTGGGATGTGCCACTCGAAATCCGGAGCAAGCGGCTGCGTTTGCCGAGAAAAACGGCTGCAAAGCGTACGAATCGATCGAAGCAATGCTAGCCGATCCGGAGATTCAAGCGGTTTCAGTCTGCACCCCTAGCGGTGCTCACCGCGACCCCGCCGTGTTGGCCGCCCAGGCTGGCAAGCATGTGATCGTCGAAAAACCGCTCGAGATCACGGTCGAGCGTTGCGATCAAATCATCCAGGCCTGTGAAGAGGCTGGCGTTCGGCTCGCTGTGACGTTCCAAAGCCGCTTTCATGAGTCGAGCAAAATCATGAAAAAGGCGGTCGAAGAAGGTCGCTTTGGCAAGATCACGATGGGCGATTCGTACGTCAAGTGGTATCGCACCCAGGAATACTACGACAGCGGAGCATGGCGGGGCACTTGGGAACTCGATGGCGGCGGGGCGCTGATGAACCAAGCAATCCACAGTGTCGATCTGCTGCTGTGGTTGATGGGCGACGTTGTCGAGATCAGCGCGATGATGGACACGATGACTCACGAGCGAATCGAAGTCGAAGATGTGGTGGTTGCCAATTTGCGATTCGCCAATGGGGCACTTGGGGTGATCGAGGCGACGACCACTGCCTATCCCGGGGCGCTAAAACGAATCGAAATCAGCGGCAGCGAAGGCACCGCCGTCTTGGAAGAAGAAGACATCCTGGCGTGGCAATTCGCTAACGAAACGGAAGAAGATGCCGAGATTCGCAGGACGATGGCGGGCAAGACCGAAACTGGTGGCGGAGCGGCCGATCCATCGGCGATCGGGCACCATGGCCACACGATGCTGTTCGAAGAATTCGTCGCATCGATCCACGAAAATCGGCCCTGTTCGATTGACGGTCGCGAGGGTCGTCGCAGCATCGAAGTGATTCGTGCGATCTACGAAAGCGCCAAGACCGGCAAACGAGTGAAGCTGGGATCGTAG
- the mfd gene encoding transcription-repair coupling factor — MADAAVTTAKSLHDLPRLIDEAAGIAAHVQKLRPRKLASGKPSRRTTNLSLAFDGVWGSIRGLLAAAIARHKSNVLVLLPNAADADIVAGDAIAFGLTDSISLPLSSGGQSSGNHHHRDAEFAERLQVLQRLQDRTAEDPHPLLVTAFIGGAMQRVPSPERLDSATRVLKVGEEVNPETIRRWLAEAGFAATTAVQFPGEFATRGGILDVFSADQPNPLRIEWFGDEIESIRRFDLASQRSIESIREVEITAISGEDIEEKTDAETNSFGMLADYLPDDTLVVLVDPHDCKKSADAIIDRSGDDPRFVSFDDLMGSLQRFPIAMASSLNEAVDGAVVDLRSSSADGFAVTLDEACKRIDTIADNHDIILVGDTAADSERLSELLRDTNAQMQGRLHLTVAELSGGFRLADAEILVLTGAELFHRSPVRRRQTRARSKPIANLLQLEVGDLVVHLSHGIGLYRGLQHIEKNGQHLEHLTIEFDGGSKIYVPASRIGLVQRYVGGTKTQPRLAKIGSQAWQRQRKAAESAVTDMASELLEMQAERTSRRGIAFDSDSAWQRQFDASFPYIETDDQVTAIDAAKMDMETPKPMDRLICGDVGFGKTEVAMRAAFKAVTSGFQVAVLVPTTVLAEQHYHSFCERMAEFPVEIAKLSRFCTPAEQRQTVKDIRRGKVDIVVGTHRLASKDVDFANLGLVVVDEEQRFGVAVKERLKTLHSNVDVMTLSATPIPRTLHMALVGVRDISNLETPPAERMAVETKVTRWEDQMIRTAIVRELNRGGQMFFIHNRIGDMHTVSEKIRRIVPEVRIGIGHGQMGEGELERVMVDFIEHKFDMLLATTIVESGIDIPNANTIFIDDADRYGLSDLHQLRGRVGRYKHQAYAYLMVAPHKHLTPEASKRLRAIEEFSHMGAGFAISMRDLEIRGAGNLLGSQQSGHIAAVGYEMYCQLLEDAVRQAQKLPPKLSADVDIDLPVEAYLPEDYVPDLRHKIDLYRRIAKIENASQIKEVRTELRDRFGALPEPAKRMLELAELRLDAAAWQIASITSDARFIVLHYTDRKRIDQLVRQSSIAIRIVDQRRAYIPTKDYDMEVDVAGTSWLQLARAALHLG; from the coding sequence TTGGCTGACGCCGCTGTCACGACCGCCAAGAGTTTGCATGACTTGCCCCGTTTAATCGACGAGGCGGCGGGGATCGCTGCGCATGTCCAGAAACTTCGCCCTCGAAAACTGGCTTCGGGCAAACCCTCGCGTCGTACGACGAACCTGTCGTTGGCATTTGACGGCGTTTGGGGCTCAATTCGCGGGCTGCTAGCCGCCGCGATTGCACGCCACAAATCCAATGTGTTGGTGCTGCTTCCCAACGCGGCCGACGCGGATATCGTCGCCGGCGACGCAATTGCGTTTGGTTTGACCGATTCGATTTCGCTGCCGCTGTCCTCCGGTGGTCAATCCTCGGGCAATCACCATCATCGCGACGCCGAATTTGCCGAGCGGCTGCAAGTATTGCAGCGACTGCAGGATCGAACCGCCGAAGATCCCCATCCGCTGCTGGTCACTGCGTTCATCGGCGGTGCGATGCAGCGAGTCCCGTCGCCTGAGCGACTCGATTCGGCAACACGAGTGCTGAAGGTAGGCGAAGAGGTAAATCCCGAGACGATTCGTCGCTGGCTTGCCGAAGCCGGATTTGCCGCGACCACCGCCGTCCAATTCCCAGGTGAATTTGCCACGCGTGGCGGCATCTTGGACGTCTTTTCGGCCGATCAACCCAATCCGCTACGGATCGAATGGTTTGGGGACGAGATTGAATCGATCCGCCGCTTCGATCTGGCCAGCCAGCGTAGTATCGAATCGATCCGCGAAGTCGAAATCACCGCGATCAGCGGCGAAGACATCGAAGAAAAGACCGACGCTGAAACGAATTCGTTTGGGATGCTGGCCGATTACCTGCCCGACGACACCCTCGTCGTGCTGGTAGATCCTCACGACTGCAAAAAATCTGCCGACGCGATCATTGATCGCTCAGGGGACGATCCTCGTTTTGTCTCGTTTGACGATTTGATGGGCTCGCTGCAGCGGTTTCCCATCGCGATGGCGAGTTCGTTGAACGAGGCGGTCGACGGCGCCGTCGTCGATTTGCGTTCGTCCAGCGCCGACGGGTTCGCCGTCACGCTGGACGAAGCTTGTAAGCGAATCGACACGATCGCCGATAACCACGACATCATTCTGGTCGGCGACACTGCCGCCGATAGCGAGCGTTTGTCGGAACTGCTTCGCGACACCAATGCACAAATGCAAGGCCGTTTGCATTTGACCGTCGCCGAGCTGAGCGGCGGTTTCCGCTTGGCCGACGCCGAGATCTTGGTGTTGACCGGGGCCGAGCTGTTTCATCGTAGCCCGGTTCGGCGCCGGCAAACGCGAGCACGCAGCAAACCGATTGCGAATCTGTTGCAACTCGAAGTGGGCGATCTGGTCGTTCATCTCTCGCATGGCATCGGGTTGTATCGCGGTCTACAGCACATTGAAAAAAATGGGCAGCATCTCGAGCATCTGACGATCGAATTCGATGGCGGCAGCAAAATCTATGTGCCTGCCTCACGAATTGGCTTGGTCCAACGCTACGTCGGCGGCACCAAAACACAGCCGCGGCTTGCCAAAATCGGCAGCCAAGCGTGGCAACGTCAACGCAAAGCAGCTGAGTCGGCTGTCACCGACATGGCAAGCGAATTGTTGGAAATGCAAGCCGAGCGAACGTCACGCCGTGGGATCGCTTTTGATTCGGACTCCGCTTGGCAACGCCAATTTGACGCCAGTTTTCCCTACATCGAAACCGACGACCAAGTCACCGCGATCGATGCGGCGAAAATGGATATGGAGACCCCCAAGCCGATGGATCGGCTGATCTGTGGTGACGTTGGGTTTGGTAAGACCGAAGTGGCGATGCGGGCTGCGTTCAAAGCGGTCACCAGCGGTTTTCAAGTCGCCGTGCTGGTACCGACCACCGTGCTGGCCGAACAACATTACCACAGTTTTTGCGAACGGATGGCCGAGTTTCCCGTTGAAATCGCAAAGCTGAGCCGGTTTTGCACCCCGGCTGAACAACGACAAACGGTCAAAGACATTCGCCGCGGCAAAGTCGATATCGTGGTCGGTACCCACCGTTTGGCCAGCAAGGATGTTGACTTTGCCAACCTCGGGTTGGTCGTGGTGGACGAAGAACAACGCTTTGGGGTCGCGGTCAAAGAGCGACTCAAAACGCTGCACAGCAACGTCGACGTGATGACGCTTTCGGCGACGCCGATTCCGCGAACCCTGCATATGGCGTTGGTCGGTGTCCGAGACATCAGCAACTTGGAAACCCCGCCGGCCGAACGCATGGCGGTAGAAACCAAGGTCACCCGTTGGGAAGATCAAATGATTCGCACGGCGATCGTGCGAGAGTTGAATCGCGGCGGCCAGATGTTCTTTATTCACAATCGCATCGGTGACATGCACACGGTATCGGAAAAAATCCGCCGCATCGTCCCCGAAGTCCGTATCGGGATCGGTCACGGCCAAATGGGCGAAGGCGAACTCGAACGCGTGATGGTGGACTTTATCGAGCACAAATTTGACATGCTGTTGGCGACCACGATCGTGGAAAGCGGGATCGATATTCCTAATGCGAATACGATCTTTATCGACGATGCTGATCGCTACGGCTTAAGCGATCTGCATCAGTTGCGAGGCCGCGTGGGACGCTACAAACATCAAGCCTACGCTTACTTGATGGTCGCACCCCACAAACATCTCACCCCCGAAGCATCCAAACGGCTTCGTGCGATCGAAGAATTTAGTCACATGGGGGCTGGGTTTGCGATCTCGATGCGCGACCTTGAAATTCGTGGTGCCGGTAACTTGTTGGGTAGCCAACAAAGTGGACATATCGCCGCGGTGGGTTACGAGATGTATTGCCAGTTGCTCGAAGACGCCGTTCGCCAAGCACAGAAGTTACCGCCGAAATTGTCGGCCGATGTTGATATCGATCTGCCGGTCGAGGCCTATTTGCCCGAAGACTATGTGCCGGATTTGCGTCATAAGATTGATCTGTACCGCCGCATCGCAAAGATCGAAAATGCGTCGCAGATCAAAGAGGTGCGTACCGAATTGCGGGACCGATTCGGCGCGCTTCCCGAGCCCGCCAAGCGGATGCTCGAACTTGCCGAGTTGCGACTCGATGCCGCTGCATGGCAAATTGCATCGATCACTTCGGATGCTCGCTTCATCGTGCTGCACTACACCGACCGCAAACGGATCGATCAACTGGTGCGACAGAGTTCGATCGCAATCCGTATCGTCGATCAACGCCGCGCCTACATCCCGACCAAAGACTACGACATGGAAGTCGACGTGGCAGGAACCAGTTGGCTGCAGCTAGCCCGAGCCGCACTGCATCTCGGCTAA